A window of the Amycolatopsis solani genome harbors these coding sequences:
- a CDS encoding SCO0930 family lipoprotein: MLRTRIAVSVAAAAAGLAVLTACSGAETAQPVIAPAAAGGTGGGQLANGQVGNAAPASNESKLVVADVASVGQVITDQNGMTLYRFDKDTAKPPKSNCDGDCAKAWPPVLSTGDVQVEGVDKSLVGKVTRSDGTEQITVGGWALYRYAKDTKAGDATGQGVGGAWYAANAKGGKAGQAAAEAGVVKLSASKIDGLGDAIVDQKGMTLYLFTKDTKKAKTSACNGDCAKTWPAVLSNNGKVELQGIDSKLLGSIKRADGTEQVTIGGWPVYTFAKDLKPGDANGMGVNGTWFVIEPNGCKVGTTPSSAANQAPADSGAGSSNSGSGGTTY, encoded by the coding sequence ATGCTTCGCACGCGCATCGCCGTCTCCGTCGCCGCGGCGGCAGCCGGGCTGGCAGTGCTCACCGCTTGCTCGGGTGCCGAAACTGCTCAGCCGGTCATCGCCCCCGCAGCGGCCGGGGGCACCGGCGGCGGCCAGCTCGCCAACGGCCAGGTCGGCAACGCCGCCCCCGCGTCGAACGAGTCGAAACTCGTCGTCGCGGACGTCGCCAGCGTCGGACAGGTGATCACCGACCAGAACGGGATGACGCTCTACCGGTTCGACAAGGACACGGCGAAGCCGCCGAAGTCCAATTGCGACGGTGACTGCGCCAAGGCTTGGCCGCCGGTGCTGTCGACCGGGGACGTGCAGGTCGAGGGTGTCGACAAGAGCCTCGTCGGCAAGGTGACGCGGTCCGACGGCACCGAGCAGATCACCGTCGGCGGGTGGGCGCTCTACCGCTACGCCAAGGACACCAAGGCCGGGGACGCGACCGGGCAGGGTGTCGGTGGCGCCTGGTACGCCGCGAACGCCAAGGGCGGGAAGGCCGGGCAGGCCGCGGCCGAAGCCGGCGTCGTCAAGCTCAGCGCGAGCAAGATCGACGGGCTCGGGGACGCGATCGTCGACCAGAAGGGGATGACGCTCTACCTCTTCACGAAGGACACCAAGAAGGCCAAGACGTCCGCCTGCAACGGTGACTGCGCCAAGACGTGGCCCGCGGTCCTCTCGAACAACGGCAAGGTCGAACTGCAGGGCATCGACTCGAAGCTGCTCGGCAGCATCAAGCGCGCGGACGGCACCGAGCAGGTCACCATCGGCGGCTGGCCGGTCTACACCTTCGCGAAGGACCTGAAGCCGGGCGACGCGAACGGCATGGGCGTCAACGGCACGTGGTTCGTGATCGAGCCCAACGGCTGCAAGGTCGGGACCACCCCCAGCTCCGCCGCCAACCAGGCTCCGGCTGACAGCGGTGCTGGGAGCAGCAACTCCGGCTCCGGTGGCACCACCTACTGA
- a CDS encoding SAM-dependent methyltransferase: MINHDDALKAVESSLDRPSAARIYDYFIGGNTHYAIDREFAEKVRARLPLMGEYCLTSRQFLGRAVRQCVREGIRQFVDIGSGLPTAGNVHEVADDTSAQLDTRVLYIDNEPIALAHSTLLLADTADPERHHAIAADFLQPEDLWDRVTASDVIDVREPMALVVNAVMHFVKDEQNPDYLLDFYRDRLPSGSLLVLSQMTNENPVNDDERQALVDLLEYYETTTNPGFLRPMAEFERFFGGWPMLPPGLVYAPSWHPDERTVFAGSPSESRVIGGVARKP, translated from the coding sequence ATGATCAACCACGACGACGCGCTGAAAGCCGTCGAAAGCAGCTTGGACCGCCCCTCGGCGGCCCGGATCTACGACTACTTCATCGGCGGGAACACGCACTACGCGATCGACCGCGAGTTCGCGGAGAAGGTCCGCGCCCGGCTGCCGCTGATGGGTGAGTACTGCCTGACGAGCCGTCAGTTCCTCGGACGCGCGGTCCGCCAGTGCGTCCGCGAGGGCATCCGGCAGTTCGTCGACATCGGCTCCGGCCTGCCGACCGCGGGCAACGTCCACGAGGTCGCAGATGACACCAGTGCGCAGCTGGACACGCGGGTGCTCTACATCGACAACGAGCCGATCGCGCTCGCGCACTCGACGTTGCTGCTCGCCGACACCGCCGACCCCGAGCGCCACCACGCCATCGCCGCGGACTTCCTGCAGCCGGAGGACCTCTGGGACCGGGTCACCGCGTCCGACGTCATCGACGTCCGGGAGCCGATGGCGCTGGTGGTCAACGCCGTCATGCACTTCGTCAAGGACGAGCAGAACCCGGACTACCTGCTCGACTTCTACCGCGACCGGCTGCCGTCCGGCTCGCTGCTGGTGCTGTCGCAGATGACCAACGAGAACCCGGTCAACGACGACGAGCGGCAGGCGCTGGTCGACCTGCTCGAGTACTACGAGACCACGACGAACCCGGGTTTCCTGCGGCCGATGGCCGAGTTCGAACGCTTCTTCGGCGGCTGGCCGATGCTGCCGCCCGGGCTCGTCTACGCGCCCTCGTGGCACCCCGACGAGCGGACCGTGTTCGCCGGGTCGCCGTCCGAATCCCGGGTGATCGGCGGGGTCGCGCGCAAGCCTTAA
- the pcaB gene encoding 3-carboxy-cis,cis-muconate cycloisomerase, with the protein MTVDPDSGLLSPVRAGTPAETSTGDEAWLRALLDAEAALARAQARLGTVPPEAADAITEAAGSARIDVVELARGSRATANPVVGLVKALTAAVGGSAGEYVHRGSTSQDIFDTAMMLVADRTLRPLAADLDATAEALAELARAHRDTTMAGRTLTAHAVPTTFGLKAAGWRQLVLDAAVRIRRLLDGGLPVSLGGAAGTLAAYVEYARLADERGVGDDYAERLVAAFAEETGLAVPVLPWHSLRTPVADLAGALAFVAGALGKVAVDVATLTRTELGEVVEPAAGGRGGSSAMPHKRNPVLATLIRSAALQVPVLAAGVTQSMLAEDERSAGVWHAEWQLVRECLRLTGGAAHTAVELARGLSAQPARMRANVASTHGLIVSERLSAVLAPLLGKAKAKELLGEASQRAVREDRPLREVLDELPAVTGVLTPAALDGLLDPAGYTGAAGVLVDRALGSGPAAQEPAKKL; encoded by the coding sequence ATGACCGTCGACCCCGACTCCGGACTGCTGTCCCCGGTACGGGCCGGTACGCCGGCCGAAACATCGACCGGCGACGAGGCTTGGCTGCGCGCCCTGCTCGACGCCGAGGCGGCGCTGGCGAGGGCGCAGGCGCGGCTCGGGACGGTACCGCCCGAGGCCGCGGACGCGATCACGGAAGCGGCGGGCAGTGCGCGGATCGACGTCGTCGAGCTGGCGCGGGGGTCGCGGGCGACCGCGAACCCGGTCGTCGGCCTGGTGAAGGCGCTGACCGCGGCGGTCGGCGGGAGCGCGGGCGAGTACGTGCACCGCGGTTCGACGAGCCAGGACATCTTCGACACCGCGATGATGCTGGTCGCCGACCGGACGCTGCGGCCGCTCGCCGCCGACCTCGACGCCACCGCCGAGGCGCTGGCCGAGCTGGCGCGCGCGCACCGGGACACGACCATGGCCGGGCGCACGCTGACCGCGCACGCGGTGCCGACGACGTTCGGGCTCAAGGCCGCGGGCTGGCGGCAGCTGGTGCTGGACGCGGCCGTCCGGATCCGGCGGCTGCTCGACGGCGGGCTGCCGGTCTCACTCGGCGGGGCGGCGGGGACGCTGGCGGCGTACGTGGAGTACGCCCGCCTGGCGGACGAGCGCGGCGTCGGCGATGACTACGCCGAGCGGCTCGTGGCCGCGTTCGCCGAGGAGACCGGGCTGGCCGTGCCGGTGCTGCCGTGGCATTCGCTGCGGACGCCGGTCGCCGACCTCGCCGGTGCGCTCGCGTTCGTCGCCGGTGCGCTGGGGAAGGTGGCCGTCGACGTGGCCACGTTGACGCGGACCGAGCTGGGTGAGGTCGTCGAGCCGGCCGCCGGTGGGCGGGGTGGGTCGTCGGCGATGCCGCACAAGCGGAACCCCGTGCTCGCGACGCTGATCCGGTCGGCCGCGCTGCAGGTTCCGGTGCTGGCCGCCGGGGTCACGCAGTCGATGCTGGCCGAGGACGAACGGTCGGCCGGGGTCTGGCATGCCGAGTGGCAGCTCGTGCGTGAGTGCCTGCGGCTGACCGGTGGGGCCGCGCACACCGCCGTCGAGCTGGCGCGGGGGCTCAGCGCTCAGCCGGCGCGGATGCGGGCGAACGTGGCGTCGACGCACGGGCTGATCGTCTCCGAGCGGCTCTCCGCCGTGCTCGCGCCGCTGCTCGGGAAGGCCAAGGCCAAGGAGCTGCTGGGTGAGGCTTCCCAGCGGGCGGTGCGCGAAGACCGGCCGCTGCGGGAGGTGCTGGACGAGCTGCCCGCCGTCACCGGGGTGCTGACGCCGGCCGCGCTCGACGGGCTGCTCGATCCCGCTGGGTACACCGGGGCCGCGGGGGTACTGGTCGACCGCGCGCTCGGGTCAGGACCCGCAGCTCAGGAGCCGGCGAAAAAACTTTGA
- a CDS encoding MarR family winged helix-turn-helix transcriptional regulator, whose product MASLRLDDQLCFGLYSASRAVTSLYRVVLDDLDLTYPQYLVMLALWEQDHRLVKELGAELNLDSGTLSPLLKRLQTAGLVVRNRQADDERSVRVSLSDTGKALREKAESIPDVIGTAMSLDDAGVARLRAELDRLTESVNAYREALAPA is encoded by the coding sequence ATGGCATCGCTGCGGCTGGACGACCAGCTCTGCTTCGGGCTGTACTCGGCGTCGCGCGCGGTGACGTCGCTGTACCGGGTCGTCCTGGACGACCTCGACCTGACCTACCCCCAGTACCTGGTCATGCTGGCGCTCTGGGAACAGGACCACCGCCTGGTGAAGGAACTCGGCGCCGAGCTCAACCTCGACTCGGGCACGCTCTCGCCGCTGCTCAAGCGGCTGCAGACCGCGGGACTGGTGGTCCGGAACCGGCAGGCCGACGACGAGCGGTCGGTCCGCGTCAGCCTCAGCGACACCGGGAAAGCGTTGCGCGAGAAGGCGGAGAGCATCCCCGACGTGATCGGCACCGCGATGAGCCTGGACGACGCGGGCGTGGCCCGGCTGCGGGCCGAGCTCGACCGCCTGACAGAGTCGGTGAACGCCTATCGGGAGGCTCTGGCACCGGCATGA
- a CDS encoding patatin-like phospholipase family protein: MERVHPVLELISERLATGSVPGERTDGRRLALAIEGGSSRGTYSSGMALALDELGAVPVFDAVYGSSAGALNGAWLLSGCSSTGVRTWWNPVVMRRIINPLHTLRGRAVIDLEYLVHQVYSVLEPMDFPAILANPVTFHPLATDADTGESTDLHPFLDDVDAIKVALAASSCMPVLAGPPIPMAGRRFVDAGVAEPIPYRTALAQDATDVLVLRTRRADELPLPPPRAYDVVVPRFLRRQAPGAIPAWRDTYRRDVEDEEVLASDPRILSIRPPAGSPDVAVLERDPEVLRKAVELGKSAVLDVLESLREAS; encoded by the coding sequence ATGGAGAGAGTGCACCCGGTACTCGAACTGATCTCCGAACGGCTGGCGACGGGCAGCGTCCCGGGCGAACGCACCGACGGCCGGCGCCTCGCGCTCGCCATCGAAGGCGGCAGCAGCCGCGGCACCTACTCGAGCGGCATGGCACTGGCGCTGGACGAACTCGGCGCCGTCCCGGTGTTCGACGCCGTCTACGGCTCGTCGGCCGGCGCGCTGAACGGCGCCTGGCTGCTCAGCGGCTGTTCGTCGACCGGCGTGCGCACCTGGTGGAACCCGGTCGTCATGCGCCGCATCATCAACCCGCTGCACACCCTGCGCGGCCGCGCGGTGATCGACCTCGAATACCTCGTCCACCAGGTCTATTCGGTGCTGGAGCCGATGGACTTCCCGGCGATACTGGCCAACCCGGTGACGTTCCACCCGCTGGCCACCGACGCCGACACGGGGGAGTCGACCGACCTGCACCCGTTCCTCGACGACGTCGACGCGATCAAGGTCGCGCTCGCGGCGTCGTCCTGCATGCCGGTACTGGCCGGGCCCCCGATCCCGATGGCGGGCCGCCGGTTCGTGGACGCGGGCGTCGCCGAACCGATCCCGTACCGGACGGCGCTGGCCCAGGACGCGACCGACGTCCTCGTGCTCCGCACCCGCCGCGCCGACGAGCTACCGCTGCCGCCGCCGCGTGCTTACGACGTCGTCGTGCCGAGGTTCCTGCGCCGCCAGGCGCCGGGCGCGATCCCCGCGTGGCGCGACACCTACCGCCGCGACGTCGAGGACGAAGAAGTGCTGGCGTCCGACCCGCGGATCCTCAGCATCCGGCCGCCGGCGGGCTCGCCGGACGTGGCTGTCCTCGAACGCGACCCCGAGGTGCTGCGCAAGGCCGTCGAGCTGGGCAAGAGCGCGGTCCTCGACGTGCTGGAAAGCCTGCGCGAAGCGTCTTAA
- a CDS encoding alpha/beta hydrolase, whose translation MTANPHNLALEPAAQAFAEATDTPPYLFQLPPAEGRKAVDGVQDGDVAMAAASIEVIKVPGGPTGEVETRIVRPEGVEGPLPVIVYIHGAGWVFGDFHTHERLVRELAAGVGAAVVFPEYDRSPEARYPVAIEQSYAVAKWVASDGASHGLDTSRIAIAGDSVGGNMTAALTLLAKQRGDVTFKQQVLFYPVTDANFDTESYLQFAEGYFLGREGMKWFWDQYTTDPAQRAEITASPLRASLDELAGLPPALVITGEADVLRDEGEAYAAKLRQAGVPVTAVRYQGIIHDFVMVNALRETHAAEAAITQAITVLTRALGK comes from the coding sequence ATGACCGCCAACCCGCACAACTTGGCCCTCGAACCGGCCGCGCAGGCGTTCGCCGAGGCCACCGACACCCCGCCGTACCTGTTCCAGCTGCCGCCCGCGGAAGGGCGCAAGGCCGTCGACGGCGTCCAGGACGGCGACGTCGCCATGGCCGCCGCGTCGATCGAGGTCATCAAGGTGCCGGGTGGCCCGACCGGCGAGGTCGAGACCCGGATCGTCCGCCCCGAAGGCGTCGAAGGTCCGCTGCCGGTGATCGTCTACATCCACGGCGCGGGCTGGGTGTTCGGCGACTTCCACACCCACGAGCGGCTGGTGCGCGAACTCGCGGCCGGCGTCGGTGCCGCCGTCGTGTTCCCCGAGTACGACCGTTCGCCGGAGGCGCGCTACCCGGTCGCCATCGAGCAGAGCTACGCCGTGGCGAAGTGGGTTGCTTCCGACGGTGCTTCGCACGGGCTGGACACTTCGCGCATCGCGATCGCGGGCGACTCCGTCGGCGGCAACATGACCGCGGCGCTGACCCTGCTCGCCAAGCAGCGCGGCGACGTCACCTTCAAGCAGCAGGTGCTCTTCTACCCGGTCACCGACGCGAACTTCGACACCGAGTCGTACCTGCAGTTCGCCGAGGGCTACTTCCTCGGGCGCGAAGGCATGAAGTGGTTCTGGGACCAGTACACGACCGACCCCGCCCAGCGCGCGGAGATCACCGCGTCGCCGCTGCGCGCGTCGCTCGACGAGCTCGCCGGCCTGCCCCCGGCCCTCGTGATCACCGGCGAGGCCGACGTCCTCCGCGACGAAGGCGAGGCCTACGCGGCGAAGCTGCGCCAGGCCGGCGTGCCCGTCACGGCCGTCCGGTACCAGGGGATCATCCACGACTTCGTGATGGTCAACGCGCTGCGCGAGACCCACGCCGCCGAGGCCGCGATCACGCAGGCCATCACCGTGCTGACCCGCGCTTTGGGGAAATAA
- a CDS encoding PadR family transcriptional regulator yields MALEHAILVSLSERAGSGYELTRRFEKSIGLFWSATHQQIYRVLKRMEEAGWVAVDVVAQSGRPDKKVYTVSESGRAELVRWLAEPDPSAGPVELAVKIRGATFGDPAKVAEEIVRHRAQHAERLDVYRQIEKRDFPAPAALHGRHLHQYLVLRGGIRVEEGQVEWFDEVLAALHHPKDAR; encoded by the coding sequence ATGGCACTGGAGCACGCGATCCTCGTCTCGCTGTCCGAGCGCGCCGGCTCGGGCTACGAGCTCACGCGCCGCTTCGAGAAGTCGATCGGGCTGTTCTGGAGCGCCACCCACCAGCAGATCTACCGCGTGCTGAAGCGGATGGAAGAGGCCGGCTGGGTGGCCGTCGACGTCGTCGCGCAGTCGGGGCGGCCGGACAAGAAGGTCTACACGGTCAGCGAAAGCGGGCGCGCCGAACTCGTCCGCTGGCTGGCCGAGCCGGACCCGTCGGCCGGGCCGGTCGAGCTGGCCGTGAAGATCCGCGGCGCGACCTTCGGCGATCCCGCGAAGGTCGCCGAAGAGATCGTCCGGCACCGCGCGCAGCACGCCGAGCGCCTCGACGTCTACCGCCAGATCGAGAAGCGCGACTTCCCCGCGCCCGCGGCCCTCCACGGCCGGCACCTGCACCAGTACCTGGTCCTGCGCGGCGGCATCCGCGTCGAAGAAGGCCAGGTCGAGTGGTTCGACGAAGTCCTCGCCGCCCTCCACCACCCCAAGGACGCCCGATGA
- a CDS encoding DUF4383 domain-containing protein, which yields MVNAKGARIRVRGLQPAQVLAGLAGIAFLVVGIIGLTRTGFGNFAGHHDAGFWRFSANPLMSLVRVVTGVVGLLLAFGSFRARTFGWLLFIGYGLLFVWGLMIDGLISNNPFATAGNPMDMGPADTWLHLGVAALGLLIAVLPARRTILLPEDETAGEPAIAEQRTEIIDRDRTDDVAAQPRRRSFLRRNHDERGPEAAREERPPGLAH from the coding sequence ATGGTTAACGCGAAAGGCGCACGCATCCGGGTTCGCGGCCTGCAGCCGGCGCAGGTGCTGGCCGGACTGGCCGGGATCGCGTTCCTCGTCGTCGGCATCATCGGATTGACCAGGACGGGCTTCGGCAATTTCGCCGGCCACCACGACGCGGGGTTCTGGCGGTTCTCCGCCAACCCGCTCATGAGCCTGGTCCGCGTCGTGACCGGCGTGGTCGGCCTGCTGCTGGCGTTCGGCTCGTTCCGGGCCCGGACGTTCGGCTGGCTGCTCTTCATCGGTTACGGCCTGCTGTTCGTGTGGGGCCTGATGATCGACGGCCTCATCTCGAACAACCCCTTCGCCACCGCCGGCAACCCGATGGACATGGGCCCCGCCGACACGTGGCTGCACCTCGGCGTCGCGGCGCTCGGCCTGCTGATCGCGGTTCTCCCCGCCCGCCGCACCATCCTCCTGCCCGAGGACGAGACGGCCGGCGAGCCGGCGATCGCCGAGCAGCGCACCGAGATCATCGACCGCGACCGCACCGACGACGTCGCCGCCCAGCCGCGCCGCCGGTCGTTCCTGCGCCGCAACCACGACGAGCGAGGCCCGGAGGCCGCTCGTGAAGAGCGTCCGCCGGGCCTCGCCCACTAA
- a CDS encoding alpha/beta hydrolase → MSLSSIRLDSPVNMVVVVVLTLLAIIAVPWFWDRWKRKRLWRSATILLAVVLLVLTTGMAGNMIGGFFPTVGSLIGTGVYSGQGTDAEAAQNGEDLEKLRDTGVAHAKEGKGTVVHMKVTGRRTKLTRDVTVYLPPQYFDAAYKELRFPAIEWIPNYPSGPEVFAVYGMPQQLDAAIARKALPPTVVIVPDPTGVPKVGHDTECVDEVNGTANDTYLTADLRDWALQKLGVAPNRQAWTIAGWSSGGYCAMNLVTRHPQWYGQAVSVSGYDKAQIDAETEDLFHGRQDINDANNVRVNVRLHPSPVQILAVSGEKESYESYAIDQIRAAARPPLQFTSWRIPDAGHNMNTFKSQIPDLLAWIGAHTAGPAPAGRQAETTGGVLPWPLPRSGAHGALADTDQ, encoded by the coding sequence ATGAGCTTGAGCAGCATCCGGCTGGATTCGCCGGTCAACATGGTTGTGGTCGTCGTGCTCACGCTGCTCGCGATCATCGCGGTCCCGTGGTTCTGGGACCGCTGGAAGCGCAAGCGCCTGTGGCGCAGCGCCACGATCCTGCTCGCGGTCGTCCTGCTGGTCTTGACCACCGGCATGGCGGGCAACATGATCGGCGGCTTCTTCCCGACGGTCGGCTCGCTGATCGGCACCGGCGTGTACTCCGGCCAGGGCACCGACGCCGAGGCGGCGCAGAACGGCGAGGACCTCGAGAAGCTGCGCGACACGGGGGTGGCGCACGCGAAGGAGGGCAAGGGCACCGTCGTCCACATGAAGGTGACGGGCCGCCGCACCAAGCTGACCCGCGACGTCACGGTCTACCTGCCCCCGCAGTACTTCGACGCGGCGTACAAGGAACTCCGGTTCCCGGCGATCGAGTGGATCCCGAACTACCCGTCCGGCCCCGAGGTCTTCGCCGTCTACGGCATGCCCCAGCAACTCGACGCGGCGATCGCGCGCAAGGCGCTGCCGCCGACGGTGGTGATCGTCCCCGACCCGACGGGCGTCCCGAAGGTCGGCCACGACACCGAATGCGTCGACGAGGTCAACGGCACGGCGAACGACACGTACCTGACGGCCGACCTGCGCGACTGGGCCCTGCAGAAGCTGGGCGTCGCCCCGAACCGCCAGGCGTGGACCATCGCGGGCTGGTCGTCCGGCGGTTACTGCGCGATGAACCTGGTGACCCGCCACCCGCAGTGGTACGGGCAGGCGGTCAGCGTCAGCGGCTACGACAAGGCCCAGATCGACGCCGAGACCGAGGACCTGTTCCACGGCCGTCAGGACATCAACGACGCCAACAACGTCCGGGTCAACGTCCGCCTCCACCCGTCGCCGGTGCAGATCCTCGCCGTTTCGGGCGAGAAGGAGAGCTACGAGAGCTACGCGATCGACCAGATCCGCGCCGCGGCCCGGCCGCCGCTGCAGTTCACGTCGTGGCGCATCCCGGACGCGGGCCACAACATGAACACCTTCAAGTCCCAGATCCCGGACCTGCTGGCCTGGATCGGCGCCCACACGGCGGGCCCGGCCCCGGCCGGCCGCCAGGCGGAGACGACGGGTGGCGTCCTGCCCTGGCCGTTGCCGCGTTCCGGCGCGCACGGAGCCCTGGCCGACACGGACCAGTAG
- a CDS encoding DinB family protein, whose protein sequence is MTEHTTPVAAPARLTGPREDLTPVADERQALTETLDYYRRTFELKCAELDPAQLAERSVPPSTLTLHGLLRHLTGVERWWFRIQFAGEDLPNLYYSDDDPEQDFTSLDGDVDEAFALWHAECARSREIVAASSMDQTGIRRSTGEPFALRWLMLRMIGEYARHCGQADLVRERIDGVTGE, encoded by the coding sequence ATGACCGAACACACCACCCCCGTCGCGGCGCCGGCCCGGTTGACCGGGCCGCGAGAGGACCTGACACCCGTCGCCGACGAGCGGCAGGCCCTCACCGAGACCCTCGACTACTACCGGCGCACTTTCGAGCTGAAGTGCGCCGAGCTGGACCCCGCACAGCTGGCCGAGCGCTCGGTACCACCGTCGACGCTGACCCTGCACGGGCTGCTGCGGCACCTCACCGGCGTCGAACGCTGGTGGTTCCGGATCCAGTTCGCCGGCGAGGACCTCCCGAACCTGTACTACTCCGACGACGACCCGGAGCAGGACTTCACCTCGCTCGACGGCGATGTGGACGAGGCCTTCGCCCTGTGGCACGCCGAGTGCGCGCGGTCGCGGGAGATCGTCGCGGCGAGCTCGATGGACCAGACCGGGATCCGCCGCAGCACGGGCGAACCGTTCGCCCTGCGCTGGCTGATGCTGCGCATGATCGGCGAGTACGCGCGGCACTGCGGCCAGGCCGACCTGGTCCGCGAGCGGATCGACGGCGTGACGGGCGAGTAG
- a CDS encoding TMEM175 family protein — MTSAPSTEDTADAEPRGFAAERLTFFSDAVVAIAITLLALELPLPEGATGAELLRSLGHHQSEYVSFLISFVVIGGHWRAHHRLFDHVKTLDGGLVRLSFGWLLTQVVMPFATKVIAEDGGFEFRFVFYALVQVVALTLFLLMARRIQLNHHYRADTPPELFGKVYRGVGTMAAAFAVSIPVAFFTHWAYACWIVVPLVVNLLFRLRRRADAA, encoded by the coding sequence ATGACCAGCGCTCCGTCCACCGAGGACACCGCCGACGCCGAACCCCGGGGCTTCGCCGCCGAGCGGCTGACCTTCTTTTCGGACGCCGTCGTCGCCATCGCGATCACGTTGCTGGCGCTCGAGCTGCCGCTGCCGGAGGGCGCCACCGGCGCCGAACTGCTGCGTTCACTCGGCCATCACCAGTCCGAATACGTCTCCTTCCTGATCAGTTTCGTCGTGATCGGCGGCCACTGGCGCGCCCACCACCGGCTGTTCGACCACGTCAAGACCCTCGACGGCGGGCTCGTCCGGCTCAGCTTCGGCTGGCTGCTGACGCAGGTGGTCATGCCCTTCGCCACGAAGGTGATCGCCGAAGACGGCGGGTTCGAATTCCGCTTCGTCTTCTACGCGCTCGTCCAGGTCGTCGCGCTGACGCTGTTCCTCCTCATGGCCCGGCGCATCCAGCTGAACCACCACTACCGCGCGGACACCCCGCCTGAACTCTTCGGCAAGGTCTACCGCGGGGTCGGCACGATGGCCGCCGCCTTCGCCGTCTCGATCCCGGTCGCCTTCTTCACGCACTGGGCCTACGCGTGCTGGATCGTCGTTCCGCTCGTGGTCAACCTCCTCTTCCGCCTCCGCCGTCGCGCGGATGCCGCCTGA